One genomic region from Proteus vulgaris encodes:
- the queF gene encoding NADPH-dependent 7-cyano-7-deazaguanine reductase QueF (Catalyzes the NADPH-dependent reduction of 7-cyano-7-deazaguanine (preQ0) to 7-aminomethyl-7-deazaguanine (preQ1) in queuosine biosynthesis), which yields MSLYQGDKSLEALSLGKETQYHDQYDAGLLQGVPRSLNRDSLSLTAENLPFHGGDIWTMYELSWLNSKGLPQVAIGHVELDATTENLIESKSFKLYLNSFNQTRFESWDIVEETLLKDLTTCAKGKVNLTIYPLSHFTSQPIVDFAGECIDEQDIEIDNYQFDVQWLNESTTDKQVEETLVSHLLKSNCLITNQPDWGSVAIQYKGKKIDREKLLRYLVSFRQHNEFHEQCVERIFHDIMQLCAPETLTVYARYTRRGGLDINPWRSNCEFVPEISRLARQ from the coding sequence ATGTCTTTATATCAAGGTGATAAATCTCTTGAAGCATTATCTCTGGGCAAAGAGACCCAATATCATGATCAATATGATGCCGGATTATTGCAAGGTGTACCACGTAGCCTAAATCGAGATTCACTCTCTTTAACTGCTGAAAATTTACCTTTTCATGGTGGTGATATTTGGACTATGTATGAACTCTCATGGCTTAATAGCAAAGGCTTACCACAAGTTGCTATTGGTCATGTTGAATTAGATGCAACCACTGAAAATCTTATTGAATCTAAAAGCTTTAAATTATATCTCAACAGTTTTAATCAGACTCGTTTTGAAAGTTGGGATATCGTCGAAGAAACCTTACTTAAAGATTTAACGACTTGTGCTAAAGGTAAAGTTAATCTGACCATTTATCCACTTTCGCATTTTACATCACAACCTATTGTTGATTTTGCTGGAGAGTGTATTGATGAACAAGATATTGAAATTGATAATTATCAGTTTGATGTGCAATGGTTAAACGAATCAACAACCGATAAACAAGTTGAAGAAACCCTTGTCAGCCATCTGTTAAAATCAAATTGCCTTATTACCAATCAACCAGATTGGGGATCAGTCGCTATTCAATATAAGGGTAAAAAGATTGATCGTGAAAAACTACTGCGCTATTTAGTTTCATTTAGACAACATAACGAATTTCATGAACAGTGTGTTGAGCGAATTTTCCACGATATCATGCAATTATGTGCGCCAGAAACATTAACTGTTTATGCAAGATATACACGACGCGGTGGATTAGACATCAATCCTTGGCGTAGTAATTGTGAGTTTGTTCCAGAAATTAGTCGATTAGCCAGACAATAA
- the syd gene encoding SecY-interacting protein — translation MTENISSELKAFTQKYVDLWQEKSGLPPASEDLYGVPSICISRTGDEVVYWLPQPFVGTDKLEKVEKAMGIIIRPELHDYFTTQYAGDMQVRFREVDFSLIQVWSEEDFIRLQENIIGHLVTQKRLKLTPTLFIGTTDSENEIISVCNVSGEVILETFGKKKREVLAENLSLFLSELVAVYNE, via the coding sequence ATGACTGAAAACATCTCCTCTGAATTAAAAGCCTTTACGCAAAAATATGTTGATTTATGGCAAGAAAAATCAGGCTTACCTCCTGCAAGTGAAGATCTTTATGGTGTTCCTTCTATTTGTATATCAAGAACAGGCGATGAAGTTGTTTACTGGTTACCGCAGCCTTTTGTAGGAACAGATAAACTAGAAAAAGTTGAAAAGGCGATGGGAATTATTATTCGTCCTGAATTGCACGATTACTTTACCACTCAGTATGCTGGTGATATGCAAGTTCGTTTTAGAGAGGTAGATTTCAGCTTGATCCAAGTGTGGAGTGAAGAAGATTTTATTCGCTTACAAGAAAATATTATTGGTCATTTAGTGACACAAAAACGTTTAAAACTTACACCCACATTGTTTATTGGTACTACAGATTCAGAGAATGAAATAATTTCTGTGTGTAATGTTTCCGGTGAAGTCATTCTTGAAACTTTTGGCAAAAAGAAAAGAGAAGTTTTAGCTGAAAATTTATCTCTTTTTCTATCTGAATTAGTCGCTGTATATAATGAGTGA
- a CDS encoding YqcC family protein: MTPEQRILAKLLLIEEEMKNIELWQLESPTEQAFESVEPFCIDTMSAHEWLQWVLIPRLSSMIESEMPLPNTFAIAPYYEEAFKEDKSRDVTDLLNHLRELDAMFKS, translated from the coding sequence ATGACACCAGAACAACGCATTTTAGCGAAATTGCTCTTGATTGAAGAAGAGATGAAGAACATTGAGCTATGGCAATTAGAATCTCCTACTGAACAAGCATTTGAAAGTGTTGAGCCTTTCTGTATTGATACAATGAGTGCTCATGAATGGCTACAGTGGGTATTAATTCCAAGATTGTCATCGATGATTGAAAGCGAAATGCCATTACCTAATACATTTGCAATCGCACCTTATTACGAAGAAGCATTTAAAGAAGATAAGAGCCGAGATGTTACTGATTTACTCAATCATTTGCGTGAACTTGACGCAATGTTTAAATCATAA
- the ptsG gene encoding PTS glucose transporter subunit IIBC: protein MFKNLFVVLQKIGKSLMLPVSVLPIAGILLGVGSADLSWIPSSVSQVMAEAGGSVFSNMPLIFAIGVALGFTNNDGVSALASVVAYGIMSKTMIVVAPWVLGLTPAEIEAQHLTDTGVLGGIIAGIIAASMFNRFYRIKLPEYLGFFAGKRFVPIISGLIAIFVGIILAFIWPPIGTAIQRFSEWAAYQNPAVAFGIYGVVERGLVPFGLHHIWNVPFQMQVGEYVNSAGQVFHGDIPRYMAGDPTAGMLSGGFLFKMFGLPAAAIAIWHSARPENRVKVGGIMISAALTAFLTGITEPIEFSFMFVAPILYVIHAILAGLAFVICILLGMRDGTSFSHGLIDFIVLSGNSSKLYLFPIIGILYAITYYSIFRFLIVKLNLKTPGREVEDKNAKQADKSAMGQSLVTAFGGKDNISSLDACITRLRIGVKEIEKVDREELKRLGAAGVVVVGSGIQAIFGPKSDNLKTEMDEYIRSLDSGE from the coding sequence ATGTTTAAAAACCTATTTGTTGTTTTACAAAAAATCGGAAAGTCCTTGATGTTACCGGTATCCGTACTGCCTATTGCCGGTATTTTATTAGGGGTTGGTTCTGCTGATCTTTCATGGATACCTTCTTCTGTCTCTCAAGTTATGGCAGAGGCTGGTGGTTCGGTTTTCTCTAATATGCCACTTATTTTTGCTATTGGTGTTGCGTTAGGTTTTACCAATAATGACGGGGTATCAGCACTAGCCTCTGTAGTTGCTTACGGTATCATGTCTAAAACCATGATTGTGGTTGCTCCTTGGGTTTTAGGTTTAACTCCAGCAGAAATTGAGGCTCAACACCTTACTGACACAGGGGTGTTAGGGGGGATTATTGCAGGTATTATTGCCGCCTCTATGTTTAACCGTTTTTATCGAATCAAATTACCTGAGTATTTAGGATTTTTTGCAGGAAAACGTTTTGTTCCTATTATTTCAGGATTGATCGCTATTTTTGTTGGGATTATTTTAGCCTTTATTTGGCCTCCTATTGGTACAGCAATCCAGCGTTTTTCTGAATGGGCTGCATATCAAAATCCAGCTGTTGCCTTTGGTATTTATGGTGTTGTAGAGCGTGGATTAGTGCCATTTGGTTTACACCATATCTGGAATGTGCCGTTCCAAATGCAAGTGGGTGAGTACGTAAATAGTGCAGGACAAGTCTTCCACGGTGATATTCCTCGCTATATGGCAGGTGACCCAACTGCGGGTATGTTATCAGGTGGTTTTCTATTTAAGATGTTTGGTTTACCTGCTGCTGCTATTGCGATTTGGCATTCAGCACGCCCTGAGAATCGTGTAAAAGTCGGCGGTATCATGATTTCTGCGGCATTAACTGCCTTCTTAACAGGGATCACTGAACCTATCGAATTCTCATTTATGTTCGTTGCACCTATTCTTTATGTTATTCACGCTATTTTAGCAGGCTTAGCATTTGTTATTTGTATCTTGTTAGGTATGCGTGATGGTACAAGTTTCTCTCATGGATTAATTGACTTTATCGTACTAAGTGGCAACAGCAGCAAACTGTATCTGTTCCCGATTATTGGCATACTTTACGCGATAACTTATTACTCTATTTTCCGCTTTTTAATCGTGAAACTAAATCTGAAAACTCCAGGTCGAGAAGTGGAAGATAAAAATGCGAAACAAGCGGATAAAAGCGCGATGGGGCAATCTTTAGTCACTGCGTTTGGTGGTAAAGACAATATCAGTAGTTTGGATGCTTGTATTACTCGTTTACGTATTGGTGTTAAAGAAATTGAAAAAGTCGATCGTGAAGAATTAAAACGATTGGGAGCAGCTGGTGTGGTGGTTGTTGGCTCAGGTATTCAAGCTATTTTTGGTCCTAAGTCAGATAATCTAAAAACTGAAATGGATGAATACATAAGGTCTTTGGATTCAGGGGAATAA
- the truC gene encoding tRNA pseudouridine(65) synthase TruC, with protein sequence MLDIIYQDEHLVAVNKPAGWLVHRSWLDRHETVFVMQTLRDQIGQHVFPVHRLDRPTSGVLLMALSSDVARVLSQSFEQHKTEKIYHAVVRGYVEEASVIDSPLVEELDKIADKFATQPPQIQDCVTHCQPLGTVEKEVAIGRYPTSRFSLLELRPETGRKHQLRRHMSHIRHPIIGDTAHGDLRQNRGVVNHFQSHRLMLHASHLNLIHPITLQPLNLTAKWDLPWQHLINQFGWRGLRPELEQYGEDLAHHF encoded by the coding sequence ATGCTAGATATTATTTATCAAGATGAACATCTTGTTGCGGTGAATAAACCTGCGGGTTGGCTTGTTCACCGCAGTTGGCTAGATAGACATGAAACAGTGTTTGTTATGCAGACATTAAGAGATCAAATTGGGCAACATGTTTTCCCTGTGCATCGTCTAGATAGGCCTACTTCAGGTGTTTTATTAATGGCACTTTCTTCTGATGTTGCTAGAGTACTTTCTCAATCTTTTGAACAACATAAAACAGAAAAAATTTATCACGCTGTTGTTCGAGGGTATGTTGAAGAGGCATCTGTTATAGATAGTCCTTTGGTCGAGGAACTCGATAAAATTGCAGATAAATTTGCAACTCAACCCCCACAAATTCAAGATTGCGTAACACATTGCCAGCCATTAGGAACTGTTGAAAAAGAGGTTGCGATTGGGCGCTACCCTACATCTCGATTTAGCCTATTAGAGCTACGCCCTGAAACGGGTCGCAAGCATCAATTACGTCGCCATATGTCTCATATTCGACACCCGATTATTGGTGATACCGCTCATGGTGATTTACGTCAAAACCGTGGTGTTGTAAATCATTTTCAATCTCATCGCTTGATGTTACATGCAAGCCATCTAAACTTAATTCATCCAATTACATTGCAGCCACTTAACTTAACAGCTAAATGGGATCTGCCTTGGCAACACCTTATTAATCAATTTGGTTGGCGTGGATTAAGGCCTGAATTAGAGCAGTATGGTGAAGATTTAGCTCATCATTTTTAA